One Bdellovibrionota bacterium genomic region harbors:
- a CDS encoding Glu/Leu/Phe/Val dehydrogenase gives MESLIAGHLYQNTLQIFKRAAEQVNLDPNVRERLVKPKRAVIVSVPIRLEDHSVKVFHGYRVQHSQTLGPFKGGIRYHQGVNLSEVAGLAMLMTFKNSLLQLPLGGAKGGITCDPTKMSRNELQALTRRYTSEIAPFIGPEKDIPAPDVGTDGQTMAWLMDTYSQQAGYAVNGVVTGKPIEIGGSLGRMGATGLGVVFCLQEALTNLGKKMDQTTVAVQGFGNVGSHAALYAFERGAKIVAVSDVQGAIANSNGLDIKKLWTHYLAKKTFDGFDQPHEKINNEQLLSIKCDALLPSALDGAIHKDNANSIQAKLIVEGANGPCTGEADVILAKKGVTIVPDILANGGGVIVSYFEWVQSLASFFWSEGEVNEKLHQQITTAFHRVWEFSKTNNVDMRTAAMCVAIKRLEKAMLLRGLYPR, from the coding sequence ATGGAATCGCTAATAGCCGGACATTTATATCAAAACACATTACAAATTTTTAAGCGTGCAGCAGAACAAGTAAACCTCGATCCAAACGTGCGAGAAAGACTTGTTAAACCTAAAAGAGCTGTGATCGTTAGTGTTCCAATCCGATTAGAAGATCACTCCGTAAAAGTATTCCACGGATATCGCGTACAACACTCGCAAACACTTGGGCCCTTCAAAGGCGGGATTCGTTATCACCAAGGCGTAAATCTTTCTGAGGTTGCGGGTCTTGCAATGCTTATGACTTTCAAAAACTCTCTTCTGCAGCTTCCACTCGGTGGAGCAAAAGGTGGAATCACTTGTGATCCGACCAAAATGTCGCGCAACGAACTCCAGGCATTAACTCGTAGATACACTTCTGAAATCGCTCCATTCATCGGACCAGAAAAAGACATTCCAGCTCCAGATGTTGGAACCGATGGACAAACTATGGCTTGGTTAATGGACACATACTCACAACAAGCGGGTTACGCTGTAAACGGTGTTGTCACTGGTAAACCAATCGAAATCGGTGGTTCACTCGGTCGCATGGGCGCAACGGGTCTTGGAGTTGTATTCTGTCTACAAGAAGCCCTTACAAATCTTGGAAAGAAAATGGACCAAACAACTGTTGCTGTCCAAGGCTTCGGTAACGTGGGTTCACATGCGGCACTCTATGCATTCGAGAGAGGCGCAAAAATCGTGGCAGTTTCAGATGTTCAAGGTGCAATTGCAAATTCCAATGGCCTTGATATCAAAAAACTTTGGACACATTATCTTGCCAAGAAAACTTTTGATGGTTTCGATCAGCCGCATGAAAAAATCAATAATGAACAACTTCTCTCAATTAAATGCGATGCTCTTTTACCTAGTGCGCTTGATGGTGCGATTCACAAGGACAACGCCAACAGCATTCAAGCAAAATTGATTGTTGAGGGTGCCAACGGTCCTTGTACTGGAGAAGCAGACGTTATTCTTGCTAAAAAAGGCGTAACAATTGTTCCAGATATTTTGGCCAACGGTGGCGGCGTGATCGTTTCTTACTTTGAGTGGGTACAATCATTGGCTTCATTCTTCTGGAGTGAAGGCGAAGTGAACGAAAAACTTCATCAACAAATTACGACTGCATTCCATAGAGTCTGGGAATTCTCAAAGACCAATAATGTGGACATGAGAACCGCGGCAATGTGCGTGGCGATTAAGAGATTAGAAAAAGCAATGCTCTTAAGAGGACTATACCCACGATGA
- a CDS encoding GNAT family N-acetyltransferase, whose product MSKEIFFLPHNSKKLLIRRALDSDVPALRILLNSAYKELSDKGWNFTASYQDDQETLQHIQSRRVFVVFEEKELIGTVSLRDENWFTNLHTMYIGKLAVHTKLKKSGIGTSLMKFAEEIASYDGYHGIQLDTAKPAEHLVKWYQNLGYKIIGDTQFEGKTYESWIFEKKTST is encoded by the coding sequence ATGAGCAAAGAGATTTTTTTTCTACCACACAATTCGAAAAAATTGCTGATTCGTAGAGCCTTAGATAGCGATGTCCCTGCCTTACGAATACTTCTAAACTCTGCTTACAAAGAGCTTTCTGATAAGGGCTGGAACTTTACTGCCAGCTATCAAGATGACCAAGAGACCTTACAGCATATTCAAAGTCGGCGTGTATTTGTCGTATTTGAAGAAAAAGAGTTGATTGGAACTGTCAGTCTCAGAGATGAAAATTGGTTTACAAATCTCCATACAATGTACATTGGAAAGTTAGCTGTACATACTAAGTTAAAGAAAAGTGGTATTGGCACATCTCTCATGAAATTCGCTGAGGAAATTGCAAGTTACGATGGATATCATGGCATTCAGCTAGACACTGCGAAGCCAGCCGAACATCTTGTGAAATGGTATCAGAATCTAGGATATAAAATTATTGGCGATACTCAGTTTGAAGGAAAAACTTACGAATCTTGGATCTTCGAGAAAAAAACATCTACTTAA
- the rfaE1 gene encoding D-glycero-beta-D-manno-heptose-7-phosphate kinase has product MNLEQHIQKFKNKKILVVGDIGLDEYVNGSVKRISPEAPVPVVEVHSEEQRLGLATNVAQNIQSLGGVAVLISVVGHDYAGDQLRKLLREANVSDQYLVTDNSRPTTKKLRVMSEHHHVVRVDYEQKRFLSSDVEKKVLEMVQKNIPDCEGLILQDYAKGVFSEKLIQEIIKSAKQKNKKIIVDPHRSTPVEYYRGSDLMTPNAEEAIILSKIPADDLRGVSSSYKEVGDALMKAIGSKQMVVTRGKEGMSFFEDGKSDTVPTVAREVFDVTGAGDTVVAAMALAWCSGVSLRESCLIANHAAGVVVAKIGCATCDISELKTSFANNPS; this is encoded by the coding sequence ATGAACTTAGAACAACATATTCAAAAATTTAAAAATAAAAAAATCTTAGTCGTAGGTGATATCGGCCTCGATGAATATGTGAACGGTTCTGTAAAAAGAATTTCACCTGAAGCACCAGTTCCAGTTGTAGAAGTGCACTCAGAAGAACAAAGACTTGGTCTTGCAACAAATGTTGCACAAAATATTCAAAGTTTGGGTGGAGTTGCGGTTTTAATATCTGTTGTTGGCCATGATTATGCTGGCGATCAATTGAGAAAGCTTTTGCGTGAAGCCAATGTTTCGGATCAATATCTTGTCACGGACAATTCAAGGCCAACGACAAAAAAATTAAGAGTAATGTCTGAGCATCATCACGTAGTGAGAGTGGATTACGAGCAAAAGAGGTTCTTGAGTTCCGACGTTGAGAAAAAAGTTTTAGAGATGGTTCAGAAGAATATTCCGGATTGCGAGGGCTTGATTCTTCAGGATTACGCGAAAGGTGTTTTTTCGGAAAAATTAATTCAAGAAATTATCAAGTCTGCGAAACAAAAAAATAAAAAAATCATCGTCGATCCTCATAGGAGTACTCCTGTCGAATACTATCGTGGATCAGATTTAATGACTCCAAATGCAGAAGAGGCAATCATTCTTTCCAAGATTCCCGCAGATGATTTGAGGGGAGTATCGAGTTCTTACAAGGAAGTTGGCGATGCGCTGATGAAGGCCATTGGATCCAAACAAATGGTAGTGACTCGGGGAAAAGAAGGCATGAGTTTTTTTGAAGATGGGAAATCTGATACCGTTCCAACGGTTGCGAGGGAAGTTTTCGATGTGACAGGGGCGGGAGATACCGTAGTGGCAGCCATGGCGTTAGCTTGGTGTTCGGGAGTTTCTCTCAGAGAAAGTTGCTTGATCGCAAATCATGCCGCGGGGGTAGTGGTGGCAAAAATTGGTTGCGCAACTTGTGATATCTCAGAGTTGAAAACGTCGTTTGCGAATAATCCTTCTTGA
- a CDS encoding glycosyltransferase family 9 protein — translation MKKNLLIRMDKIGDLVLTLPVDQVFDPEDQTVWFITQGLEFFPENATPKRQFVSFKKQFSWSEFKRMVSEIKKINPDRSVVFHAPWWVGFAVWVACVPVRVGVLSKIHSFVFFNKGLRQKRSKAEKHEAHYGLELVEAASQKKMDFKNLKPLQLNSTLPKIGLSQWEIQNIDYVVVHPGMAGSALNWPISKYIEFIKEISKTYTVVVTGGPSDKKYVDPIKEEYRNNNGVVFPEGSLKQLALILSNAKGVLAPSTGVLHIAASLGVPSLGIYSPIGVERAIRWGPRGIKADSLTPEIQNNNFNRKTVMDTLSVETVLNSFRKIMAKV, via the coding sequence ATGAAAAAGAATTTACTTATTCGTATGGATAAAATCGGGGACCTCGTTTTAACGCTTCCCGTGGACCAAGTTTTCGATCCTGAAGATCAAACTGTGTGGTTTATAACTCAGGGTCTAGAGTTCTTTCCTGAAAATGCGACTCCAAAAAGACAGTTTGTTAGTTTTAAAAAGCAGTTTAGCTGGTCAGAATTTAAGCGTATGGTATCTGAAATTAAGAAAATAAACCCCGACCGATCTGTCGTTTTTCATGCGCCATGGTGGGTCGGATTTGCAGTTTGGGTAGCATGCGTGCCTGTTCGAGTGGGCGTTCTGAGTAAAATTCATTCTTTTGTATTCTTTAATAAAGGGTTAAGGCAGAAAAGAAGTAAGGCTGAAAAGCACGAAGCTCACTATGGTTTGGAATTAGTTGAAGCCGCTTCTCAAAAAAAAATGGATTTCAAAAATTTAAAACCGCTTCAGCTCAACTCAACATTACCGAAAATAGGTCTTTCGCAGTGGGAAATTCAAAACATAGATTATGTGGTGGTTCATCCAGGAATGGCGGGATCAGCGCTCAATTGGCCGATTTCAAAGTACATTGAATTTATCAAAGAAATTTCTAAAACATACACTGTTGTAGTTACTGGGGGACCTAGTGATAAAAAATATGTCGACCCGATCAAAGAAGAATATCGAAATAATAATGGTGTTGTCTTTCCAGAAGGATCTTTAAAGCAACTCGCTCTTATACTTTCAAATGCAAAAGGTGTTTTGGCACCGAGTACAGGAGTATTGCATATAGCTGCGTCACTCGGCGTGCCTAGTTTGGGAATTTACAGCCCCATTGGCGTTGAACGCGCCATAAGGTGGGGACCACGAGGAATAAAGGCAGACAGTTTGACTCCTGAGATACAAAATAATAACTTCAATCGAAAAACAGTGATGGATACTTTATCTGTTGAGACGGTGTTAAATTCCTTTAGAAAAATTATGGCAAAGGTATAA